In Dromiciops gliroides isolate mDroGli1 chromosome 5, mDroGli1.pri, whole genome shotgun sequence, the following are encoded in one genomic region:
- the LOC122728878 gene encoding LOW QUALITY PROTEIN: transcription factor E2F6-like (The sequence of the model RefSeq protein was modified relative to this genomic sequence to represent the inferred CDS: inserted 2 bases in 1 codon) produces the protein MRGGSPEGRFAEGWGSRRHCRRQGLPEEAGVHELNLPAVGPPGETVEALRVTKPCYDVSLVYLTCKFMELIKSAPGGVLDLNEVATTLRVWKRRVYDITNVLDGIDLIQKRSKNHIEWIGSDLGGIGXQKKIRDELTDLTAMEKALDNLIKDCAQHLFKLTDDKENEILAYVTYQGIYNIQAFHEQIVVAVKAPEETKLEVPTPKEDCITVHIKITKGPIDVYLCEVEQDNISNKIFDEMSTIYESKSTVHLDQEGNLQQSESNKKKTRIVLNIKNSGMISTIFVKLT, from the exons ATGAGAGGGGGGAGCCCTGAAGGCCGCTTCGCTGAGGGCTGGGGATCCAGACGCCACTGCAGACGCCAAGGTCTGCCAGAGGAAGCTGGAGTCCATGAGCTGAATCTCCCAGCTGTCGGTCCACCTGGAGAAACTGTTGAAGCACTAAGAGTCACAAAACCTTGTTATGATGTATCTTTGGTTTATTTAACCTGTAAATTTATGGAGCTCATCAAATCTGCTCCTGGTGGAGTTCTTGATTTAAATGAAGTTGCAACAACGTTGAGAGTATGGAAGCGAAGAGTATATGACATCACCAATGTATTAGATGGAATTGACCTCATTCAAAAAAGATCTAAGAACCATATTGAGTGGATTGGATCTGATCTTGGTGGCATTGG TCAAAAGAAGATAAGGGATGAACTTACTGACTTAACAGCAATGGAAAAAGCTTTGGATAACTTAATTAAGGATTGTGCTCAGCACCTCTTTAAACTAACAgatgacaaagaaaatgaaatattagcaTATGTAACCTATCAAGGTATCTATAACATTCAAGCTTTCCATGAACAAATTGTTGTTGCAGTCAAGGCTCCAGAAGAAACCAAATTGGAAGTGCCAACTCCTAAAGAAGATTGTATAACAGTACATATAAAGATCACAAAAGGACCTATTGatgtttatttgtgtgaagtAGAACAAGATAATATAAGTAATAAGATATTTGATGAAATGAGCACTATATATGAAAGTAAGTCTACAGTTCATCTTGATCAAGAAGGAAATCTACAGCAGagtgaatcaaataaaaaaaaaacacgaatTGTCCTGAACATTAAAAACTCTGGAATGATTTCAACAATTTTTGTCAAGTTGACTTAA